The following coding sequences lie in one Nakaseomyces glabratus chromosome I, complete sequence genomic window:
- the STB5 gene encoding Stb5p (CAGL0I02552g~Predicted sequence-specific DNA binding transcription factor, negative regulator of azole resistance; acts as transcriptional repressor of ATP-binding Cassette (ABC) transporter genes), with the protein MSGPDKGSDSGQTANDPKQKKARNGQMETYSCARCRKLKKKCPRQLPECSNCLKAREPCNYPGRAPRRTKKELRDAIMKGEVLPSMRRKHRKIEKELKTADLRHLESVDDRPVNQVMGGSMPPLGAYRGGEQQYNNGPPISGIDGNDSINRGKAQSVGSYQILPPQRKSKLVLDQNPKFVHSQSSALKTNEYPVPIMSPHIANQVYPEGVSSLISALNTMNDNVSANTPIALSYLQLQKLHQEQQQIQQQQIQQQQQHQHLVQQHLQHVRADATSILPPVTSQTVYTPIPGPRTSQIPFGFTHGYTASAPPPLMQPYSMPTSPFESREKQQQFDNIQYHPVYKIPPIAARQSPIDEIIGIENGSISIDAGSITREVVNSRMKGPHSTSWVNEDGSPKPIKKSLLEKFVSAYFEHNHRLFPMVDKVTFLKKLATINSFESIEMLAVNNPELPKTFIFEIYMIMAIGCTTLQRAGKLTTDEGHLYEHLAYLAMRNFRDILHQQDITTLRCLILLGIYSFFEPKGVSSWTISGIAMRLAIELGLNRPLTAKEMGDMSAVEVESRYRVFWSAYCFERVVATSLGRVSAIDDEDIGIPLPRALYDSEKEDIEVTNLIISLRKMGGKIYKEVHSLSAGRKDITMEQKQLIIQKLRKELDDIYEEECEKRRLKGKSRSSKRFEKSKESDSDRGVTEEDVKSGNENLIGLLASDDVSMTEHGQSIDNTLESTPLPTTIPTTIVNDSVDQHSTLENIPTSATSKDQIETIITKPTANIMNDQTDSDPLPKVDNKPISNNEEGPKSLKEGNSEQNPSENISPEDVTLTKTDNSENKESSLRSNSNISFHISNVWLEMRYTQLQILLYRPSALIPKPPIESLTVLGEFCLAAWRHTYTLYKEKLLPLNWITLFRTLTICNTILYCLCQWSIDLVASTIEIQQCVEILQHFGEKWVFAMKCADVFQNISNTIVEISLSQGQDPNIDKLTRELFGASNAYLEILNENNVDVSWEDRFR; encoded by the coding sequence ATGAGTGGCCCAGATAAGGGTTCTGACAGTGGTCAAACTGCAAATGATccaaaacagaagaaggCCAGAAATGGTCAAATGGAAACTTATTCATGTGCTAGATGTaggaagttgaagaaaaaatgcCCGAGACAACTCCCTGAATGCTCTAATTGCCTGAAAGCAAGAGAGCCTTGTAATTACCCTGGAAGAGCTCCCAGAAGAACTAAGAAAGAGTTAAGAGACGCCATTATGAAAGGCGAAGTACTACCTTCTATGAGGAGAAAGCACAGGAAGATCGAAAAAGAATTGAAGACTGCTGATCTCCGACATTTAGAAAGCGTAGACGACAGGCCAGTTAACCAAGTTATGGGCGGAAGTATGCCTCCCCTAGGCGCATATCGAGGTGGAGAACAACAATACAATAATGGACCACCCATAAGTGGGATAGACGGAAACGACTCTATAAATAGAGGTAAGGCTCAATCCGTGGGATCTTATCAGATATTGCCCCCTCAAAGGAAATCGAAACTGGTACTAGACCAAAATCCAAAGTTTGTACATTCCCAAAGTTCAGCATTGAAAACTAATGAATACCCGGTACCGATAATGTCACCGCATATCGCAAATCAGGTCTATCCTGAAGGTGTATCGTCTTTAATTAGTGCTTTAAATACAATGAATGATAATGTAAGTGCTAACACGCCCATTGCTTTAAGTTATCTTCAGCTACAGAAATTACACCAAGAACAGcaacaaattcaacaacaacaaattcagcagcaacaacagcatCAACATTTGGTTCAGCAACATTTACAGCATGTACGAGCAGATGCCACTAGCATTTTACCTCCAGTTACATCTCAGACGGTATATACCCCAATTCCTGGGCCGCGAACATCACAGATACCTTTTGGATTCACACACGGTTATACTGCCAGTGCTCCTCCCCCATTAATGCAACCATATTCCATGCCTACTAGCCCATTTGAATCCAGGgagaaacaacaacagtTTGATAATATCCAATATCATCCCGTCTATAAAATTCCGCCAATTGCGGCAAGACAATCACCAATTGATGAGATTATTGGAATAGAGAATGGAAGTATTTCTATTGATGCCGGTAGTATTACTCGTGAGGTCGTAAATTCAAGGATGAAAGGCCCTCATTCCACTAGTTGGGTTAACGAAGATGGATCACCAAAGCCTATCAAAAAAAGTCTGTTAGAGAAATTCGTTTCTGCATATTTTGAGCATAACCACAGATTATTTCCTATGGTCGATAAAGTTACATTTCTTAAAAAATTGGCAACCATTAATAGTTTTGAATCTATTGAAATGCTAGCGGTAAACAACCCCGAATTACCTAAGACtttcatatttgaaatatacATGATAATGGCGATTGGCTGTACAACATTACAAAGAGCTGGTAAATTAACTACTGACGAGGGTCACCTATATGAACATCTTGCTTATCTAGCAATGAGGAACTTTAGGGATATTCTACACCAGCAAGATATAACAACATTACGTTGCTTGATACTTCTAGgtatatattcattttttgaaCCTAAGGGGGTATCTTCATGGACTATAAGCGGAATAGCTATGAGATTGGCCATAGAGCTAGGATTGAATCGCCCATTAACTGCAAAAGAAATGGGTGATATGTCTGCCGTAGAAGTTGAGTCTCGGTATAGAGTATTTTGGAGTGCCTATTGCTTTGAGAGAGTGGTCGCAACCTCCTTAGGGAGAGTGTCAGCGatagatgatgaagatattggAATACCACTTCCTAGAGCGCTTTACGATAGTGAAAAAGAGGATATTGAAGTAACAAATTTGATTATCTCTTTACGTAAAATGGGTGGAAAGATATATAAGGAAGTGCATTCTCTAAGCGCTGGACGGAAAGATATAACAATGGAACAGAAGCAACTCATCATACAGAAATTGAGAAAAGAGCTTGATGATATTTACGAGGAAGAGTGCGAGAAGAGAAGACTAAAGGGAAAATCAAGATCATCGAAACGGTTTGAGAAGAGTAAGGAAAGTGACTCTGATAGAGGTGTTACCGAGGAAGACGTAAAATCAGGTAATGAAAACTTAATAGGATTGCTGGCATCAGATGACGTTTCAATGACTGAACATGGCCAATCTATTGACAATACACTGGAATCTACCCCATTACCGACTACAATCCCAACTACTATAGTTAATGATAGTGTAGATCAGCATTCTACCTTAGAGAATATTCCAACCTCGGCAACATCGAAGGATCAAATTGAAACTATAATAACTAAACCAACAGCAAATATTATGAACGACCAAACTGATAGTGATCCGTTACCCAAAGTTGATAACAAAccaatatcaaataatgaagagGGGCCAAAATCATTGAAAGAGGGCAACAGTGAACAGAATCCAAGTGAAAATATTAGTCCAGAAGATGTAACTTTAACCAAAACTGACAATTCTGAGAATAAGGAATCATCATTAAGATCCAATAGCAACATATCTTTTCACATTAGTAATGTGTGGTTAGAAATGAGATACACTCAACTACAGATTTTACTTTACAGACCATCTGCATTGATCCCTAAGCCACCAATTGAGTCACTAACAGTACTCGGAGAGTTTTGTTTGGCTGCTTGGAGACACACCTATACCTTgtacaaagaaaaattactACCTCTCAATTGGATTACCCTATTCAGAACTCTGACTATATGTAACACTATACTTTATTGCCTTTGCCAATGGAGCATTGATCTTGTTGCCAGCACAATTGAAATTCAGCAATGTGTTGAAATTTTGCAACATTTCGGTGAGAAGTGGGTTTTTGCTATGAAATGTGCTGATGTTTTCCAAAACATCAGTAACACAATAGTAGAAATTAGCTTATCGCAGGGACAAGATCCTAATATCGACAAATTAACAAGGGAGCTTTTTGGCGCTAGCAATGCCTATTTGGAGATTCTTAATGAGAATAACGTTGATGTGTCTTGGGAGGATCGCTTTAGATAA
- the OYE2 gene encoding NADPH dehydrogenase (CAGL0I02574g~Ortholog(s) have NADPH dehydrogenase activity, role in apoptotic process and cytosol, mitochondrion, nucleus localization), with protein sequence MPFVKDFKPIALKDTNMFKPIKIGNTEVAHRVVMPPLTRMRAHHPGNVPNKEWAVEYYKQRSQRPGTMIITEGAFPCAQAGGYDNAPGIWSEEQVAEWTKIFKAIHDNKSFVWVQLWVLGRQAFPDTLARDGLRYDSASDEVYMDKESEEKAKKSNNPQHGITKDEIKQYIKDYVQAAKNSIAAGADGVEIHSANGYLLNQFLDPISNKRTDEYGGSIENRARFTLEVVDAIVDAIGPEKTGIRFSPYGTFGTMSGGAEPLIVAQYAYVLGELEKRAKAGKKLAFVHLVEPRVTNPFFTEGQGEYKDGTNDFAYSIWTGPIIRAGNYALHPEIAKEHVNNDDRTLIGYGRFFIANPDIVDRIEKGLPLNKYDRDTFYAMTTEGYLDYPTYDEAIKMGWDKQ encoded by the coding sequence ATGCCATTCGTCAAGGATTTCAAGCCAATTGCTTTGAAGGACACTAACATGTTCAAGCCAATCAAGATTGGTAACACTGAGGTTGCTCACCGTGTCGTTATGCCACCTTTGACCAGAATGAGAGCTCACCACCCAGGTAATGTTCCAAACAAGGAATGGGCTGTTGAGTACTACAAGCAAAGATCTCAAAGACCTGGTACTATGATCATCACTGAAGGTGCTTTCCCATGTGCCCAAGCTGGTGGTTACGACAACGCTCCAGGTATCTGGTCTGAAGAACAAGTTGCTGAATGGACTAAGATTTTCAAGGCTATTCACGACAACAAGTCTTTCGTCTGGGTCCAACTTTGGGTTTTGGGTAGACAAGCTTTCCCAGACACTTTGGCTAGAGATGGTCTAAGATATGACTCTGCCTCTGACGAAGTCTACATGGACAAAGAATCTGAAGAAAAGGCCAAGAAGTCTAACAACCCACAACACGGTATCACCAAGGATGAAATCAAGCAATACATCAAGGACTACGTCCAAGCTGCCAAGAACTCCATTGCTGCTGGTGCCGATGGTGTTGAAATTCACAGTGCCAACGGTTACTTGTTGAACCAATTCTTGGACCCAATCTCCAACAAGAGAACCGATGAATACGGTGGGTCCATCGAAAACAGAGCTAGATTCACTTTGGAAGTCGTCGACGCTATTGTCGATGCCATCGGCCCAGAGAAGACTGGTATCAGATTCTCCCCATACGGTACTTTCGGTACCATGTCTGGTGGTGCTGAACCATTGATCGTTGCTCAATACGCCTACGTCTTGGGTGAATTGGAAAAGAGAGCTAAGGCCGGTAAGAAGCTTGCTTTCGTCCACTTGGTTGAACCAAGAGTCACTAACCCATTCTTCACTGAAGGTCAAGGTGAATACAAGGACGGTACCAACGACTTCGCTTACTCTATCTGGACTGGTCCAATCATCAGAGCCGGTAACTACGCTTTGCACCCAGAGATCGCCAAGGAACATGTCAACAACGATGACAGAACTTTGATCGGTTACGGTAGATTCTTCATTGCTAACCCAGATATCGTTGACCGTATCGAGAAGGGTTTGCCATTGAACAAGTACGACAGAGACACTTTCTACGCTATGACCACTGAAGGTTACTTGGATTACCCAACTTACGATGAAGCTATTAAGATGGGCTGGGACAAGCAATAA